One Cervus canadensis isolate Bull #8, Minnesota chromosome 1, ASM1932006v1, whole genome shotgun sequence genomic window carries:
- the FAM222A gene encoding protein FAM222A isoform X2: MHSSRYPSPAELDAYAEKVANSPLSIKIFPTNIRVPQHKHLSRTVNGYDTSGQRYSPYPPHTAGYQGLLAIVKAAVSSSSGAAAPTGPAKSVLKSAEGKRTKLSPAAVQVGVAPYPAPSTLGPLAYPKPPEAPAPPPGLPAAAAPAAAVIPLPGRGLPLPPSNLPSIHSLLYQLHQQCQAPGAAPAACQAVPGPPPSPAKHGPVPGFPRAAYSATAGPPECRKGAELGQGSTPAALTLAGAAKPAGYADGGLDYLLWPQKPPPPPPPQPLRAYGGGALASKSPEACGGRAYERASGSPLNCGVGLPASFTVGQYFAAPWNSVLVTPTSDCYNPAAAAAAAAAAAAAGTELGPGAARELAGPPAETLSGLPSKSVCNTAVLSSSLQSLEYLINDIRPPCIKERMLGKGYETVAVPRLLDHQHAHIRLPVYR, from the coding sequence ATGCATTCCTCCCGCTACCCGAGCCCGGCCGAGCTGGACGCCTACGCCGAGAAGGTGGCCAACAGCCCGCTCTCCATCAAGATCTTCCCCACCAACATCCGCGTGCCCCAGCACAAGCACCTCAGCCGCACGGTCAACGGCTATGACACCAGCGGCCAGCGCTACAGCCCCTACCCGCCGCACACGGCCGGCTACCAGGGCCTGCTGGCCATCGTCAAGGCGGCCGTGTCCTCCTCCTCCGGCGCGGCCGCGCCCACCGGGCCCGCCAAGAGCGTGCTCAAGAGCGCCGAGGGCAAGCGGACCAAGCTGTCCCCGGCCGCCGTGCAGGTGGGCGTCGCGCCCTACCCGGCGCCCAGCACGCTGGGGCCCCTGGCCTACCCCAAGCCGCCCGAGgcgcccgccccgccgcccggCCTGCCCGCGGCCgcggcccccgccgccgccgtCATCCCCCTGCCCGGCCGCGGCCTGCCCCTGCCGCCCTCCAACCTGCCCTCCATCCACAGCCTCCTCTACCAGCTCCACCAGCAGTGCCAGGCCCCCGGCGCCGCGCCCGCCGCCTGCCAGGCCGTGCCCGGGCCCCCGCCCAGCCCGGCCAAGCACGGCCCGGTGCCCGGCTTCCCCCGCGCCGCCTACTCGGCCACGGCCGGCCCGCCCGAGTGCCGGAAGGGCGCCGAGCTGGGCCAGGGGAGCACGCCGGCGGCCTTGACGTTGGCCGGGGCCGCCAAGCCCGCGGGCTACGCGGACGGCGGCCTGGATTACCTACTGTGGCCCCAGaagccgcccccgccgccgcccccccaGCCCCTGCGGGCCTACGGCGGCGGCGCGCTGGCCAGCAAGTCCCCCGAGGCCTGCGGGGGACGGGCATACGAGCGGGCCAGCGGGTCGCCCCTCAACTGCGGCGTGGGGCTGCCCGCCAGCTTCACCGTGGGCCAGTACTTCGCCGCCCCCTGGAACAGCGTGCTGGTGACCCCCACCAGCGACTGCTACAACCccgcggctgcggcggcggcggcggcggcagcggcggcggccggGACCGAGCTGGGGCCGGGGGCGGCCCGGGAGCTGGCGGGGCCCCCGGCCGAGACCCTCTCGGGCCTGCCCAGCAAGAGCGTGTGCAACACGGCCGTGCTCAGCAGCAGCCTGCAGTCGCTGGAGTATCTCATCAACGACATCCGGCCGCCCTGCATCAAGGAGCGCATGCTGGGCAAAGGCTACGAGACGGTGGCCGTGCCGCGGCTGCTCGACCACCAGCACGCCCACATCCGCCTGCCCGTCTACAGATAA
- the FAM222A gene encoding protein FAM222A isoform X1: MLACLQRTQNAPGQHLACPTKSLELRKCETVGSSMHSSRYPSPAELDAYAEKVANSPLSIKIFPTNIRVPQHKHLSRTVNGYDTSGQRYSPYPPHTAGYQGLLAIVKAAVSSSSGAAAPTGPAKSVLKSAEGKRTKLSPAAVQVGVAPYPAPSTLGPLAYPKPPEAPAPPPGLPAAAAPAAAVIPLPGRGLPLPPSNLPSIHSLLYQLHQQCQAPGAAPAACQAVPGPPPSPAKHGPVPGFPRAAYSATAGPPECRKGAELGQGSTPAALTLAGAAKPAGYADGGLDYLLWPQKPPPPPPPQPLRAYGGGALASKSPEACGGRAYERASGSPLNCGVGLPASFTVGQYFAAPWNSVLVTPTSDCYNPAAAAAAAAAAAAAGTELGPGAARELAGPPAETLSGLPSKSVCNTAVLSSSLQSLEYLINDIRPPCIKERMLGKGYETVAVPRLLDHQHAHIRLPVYR; the protein is encoded by the coding sequence GTGAGACGGTGGGCAGCTCCATGCATTCCTCCCGCTACCCGAGCCCGGCCGAGCTGGACGCCTACGCCGAGAAGGTGGCCAACAGCCCGCTCTCCATCAAGATCTTCCCCACCAACATCCGCGTGCCCCAGCACAAGCACCTCAGCCGCACGGTCAACGGCTATGACACCAGCGGCCAGCGCTACAGCCCCTACCCGCCGCACACGGCCGGCTACCAGGGCCTGCTGGCCATCGTCAAGGCGGCCGTGTCCTCCTCCTCCGGCGCGGCCGCGCCCACCGGGCCCGCCAAGAGCGTGCTCAAGAGCGCCGAGGGCAAGCGGACCAAGCTGTCCCCGGCCGCCGTGCAGGTGGGCGTCGCGCCCTACCCGGCGCCCAGCACGCTGGGGCCCCTGGCCTACCCCAAGCCGCCCGAGgcgcccgccccgccgcccggCCTGCCCGCGGCCgcggcccccgccgccgccgtCATCCCCCTGCCCGGCCGCGGCCTGCCCCTGCCGCCCTCCAACCTGCCCTCCATCCACAGCCTCCTCTACCAGCTCCACCAGCAGTGCCAGGCCCCCGGCGCCGCGCCCGCCGCCTGCCAGGCCGTGCCCGGGCCCCCGCCCAGCCCGGCCAAGCACGGCCCGGTGCCCGGCTTCCCCCGCGCCGCCTACTCGGCCACGGCCGGCCCGCCCGAGTGCCGGAAGGGCGCCGAGCTGGGCCAGGGGAGCACGCCGGCGGCCTTGACGTTGGCCGGGGCCGCCAAGCCCGCGGGCTACGCGGACGGCGGCCTGGATTACCTACTGTGGCCCCAGaagccgcccccgccgccgcccccccaGCCCCTGCGGGCCTACGGCGGCGGCGCGCTGGCCAGCAAGTCCCCCGAGGCCTGCGGGGGACGGGCATACGAGCGGGCCAGCGGGTCGCCCCTCAACTGCGGCGTGGGGCTGCCCGCCAGCTTCACCGTGGGCCAGTACTTCGCCGCCCCCTGGAACAGCGTGCTGGTGACCCCCACCAGCGACTGCTACAACCccgcggctgcggcggcggcggcggcggcagcggcggcggccggGACCGAGCTGGGGCCGGGGGCGGCCCGGGAGCTGGCGGGGCCCCCGGCCGAGACCCTCTCGGGCCTGCCCAGCAAGAGCGTGTGCAACACGGCCGTGCTCAGCAGCAGCCTGCAGTCGCTGGAGTATCTCATCAACGACATCCGGCCGCCCTGCATCAAGGAGCGCATGCTGGGCAAAGGCTACGAGACGGTGGCCGTGCCGCGGCTGCTCGACCACCAGCACGCCCACATCCGCCTGCCCGTCTACAGATAA